The following are from one region of the Sandaracinus amylolyticus genome:
- a CDS encoding dicarboxylate/amino acid:cation symporter, translated as MRDRHAIGMLVGLVVGAGLGVVAHAWLGGHPWLDAFVHYVTEPLGDVFLRLLFMLVVPVVMSSLAIGIAGLRDLRALGRIGLRTLAFTVVVSAIAVLLGIVMVNTIRPGEGLAIDLAGATAIPPVAAPAERSAIELFVELVPSNVFAAMAAGDMLPLIVFAALLGVGLVLTRTPDARRFEEVLRGLNDVLLRLLQLVIRVAPLGVACLLFTKTAQLGWSLLGQLASYVGVVLGALAIQQLVVYPLVLRGIGGMSPLRFFRGARDAMLTAFATASSSATLPTSLLVAERELALPPHVSRFVLTVGATANQNGTALFEGITVLFLAQLYDVELSLGQQVIVVLVCILGGIGTAGVPAGSLPVIVMLAGMIGVPAEGVGIVLGVDRLLDMCRTTLNVTGDLVAAVVVARGEPATDDG; from the coding sequence ATGCGAGATCGACACGCGATCGGGATGCTCGTCGGGCTCGTCGTCGGCGCGGGCCTCGGCGTGGTCGCGCACGCGTGGCTCGGCGGTCATCCCTGGCTCGACGCGTTCGTCCACTACGTGACCGAGCCGCTGGGCGACGTCTTCCTGCGGCTGCTCTTCATGCTGGTGGTCCCGGTGGTGATGTCGTCGCTCGCGATCGGCATCGCGGGCCTCCGCGATCTGCGCGCGCTGGGGCGCATCGGGCTGCGCACGCTGGCCTTCACGGTCGTGGTCTCGGCGATCGCGGTGCTGCTCGGCATCGTGATGGTCAACACGATCCGTCCCGGCGAGGGGCTCGCGATCGATCTCGCGGGCGCGACGGCGATCCCGCCGGTCGCGGCGCCGGCCGAACGATCGGCGATCGAGCTCTTCGTCGAGCTGGTGCCGTCGAACGTGTTCGCGGCGATGGCGGCGGGCGACATGCTGCCGCTCATCGTGTTCGCGGCGCTGCTCGGCGTGGGCCTGGTGCTCACCCGCACGCCCGACGCGCGGCGCTTCGAGGAGGTGCTGCGCGGCCTCAACGACGTGCTGCTCCGGCTCCTGCAGCTCGTCATCCGCGTCGCGCCGCTCGGGGTCGCGTGTCTGCTCTTCACGAAGACCGCGCAGCTCGGCTGGTCACTGCTCGGACAGCTCGCGAGCTACGTCGGCGTCGTGCTCGGCGCGCTCGCGATCCAGCAGCTCGTCGTCTATCCGCTGGTGCTCCGAGGGATCGGGGGGATGAGCCCGCTCCGCTTCTTCCGCGGGGCGCGCGACGCGATGCTCACCGCGTTCGCCACCGCGTCGAGCAGCGCGACGCTGCCCACCTCGCTGCTGGTCGCGGAGCGCGAGCTCGCGCTGCCGCCGCACGTGAGCCGCTTCGTGCTCACCGTGGGCGCCACCGCGAACCAGAACGGGACCGCGCTCTTCGAGGGCATCACGGTGCTCTTCCTGGCGCAGCTCTACGACGTCGAGCTGAGCCTCGGGCAGCAGGTGATCGTGGTGCTGGTGTGCATCCTCGGCGGCATCGGCACCGCGGGCGTGCCCGCGGGCTCGCTCCCCGTGATCGTGATGCTCGCCGGCATGATCGGCGTGCCCGCCGAGGGCGTCGGGATCGTGCTCGGCGTCGATCGATTGCTCGACATGTGCCGGACCACGCTGAACGTCACCGGCGACCTCGTCGCCGCGGTCGTGGTCGCGCGAGGAGAGCCGGCGACCGACGACGGATGA
- a CDS encoding YdeI/OmpD-associated family protein gives MTTKKNPSALDELERLQPEDRAAWRAWLAKHHRSSRGVWLVTFKKSSGKRTFDYEQAIEEALCFGWIDSKASKLDDERTMLLYTPRKPKSVWSKPNKERVARLLAAGLIEARGLEMIELAKRTGTWDALNDSDALKVPDDLAARLDALPDARANFEAFPKSTKRMILEWVRTAKKPETRAARIEETATSAAKNVRAR, from the coding sequence GTGACGACCAAGAAGAACCCGAGCGCGCTCGACGAGCTGGAGCGCCTGCAGCCCGAGGATCGTGCGGCGTGGCGCGCGTGGCTCGCGAAGCACCACCGGAGCTCGCGCGGCGTGTGGCTCGTCACCTTCAAGAAGTCGAGCGGCAAGCGCACGTTCGACTACGAGCAGGCGATCGAAGAGGCGCTCTGCTTCGGATGGATCGACAGCAAGGCGTCGAAGCTCGACGACGAGCGCACGATGCTGCTCTACACGCCACGCAAGCCGAAGAGCGTGTGGTCCAAGCCGAACAAGGAGCGCGTCGCGCGGCTCCTCGCGGCAGGCCTGATCGAGGCGCGCGGGCTCGAGATGATCGAGCTCGCGAAGAGGACCGGCACCTGGGACGCGCTGAACGACAGCGACGCGCTCAAGGTCCCCGACGATCTCGCGGCGCGCCTCGACGCACTGCCCGACGCACGCGCGAATTTCGAGGCGTTCCCCAAGTCGACCAAGCGCATGATCCTCGAGTGGGTCCGCACCGCGAAGAAGCCCGAGACCCGCGCCGCACGCATCGAGGAGACCGCGACCTCGGCCGCGAAGAACGTGCGCGCGCGCTGA
- a CDS encoding serine/threonine-protein kinase, which yields MSDESISWARTLADKAETIAAIDRRLPETRVQARAERSLDGDLRELLGPPAHVDLGRVLGEGGMGVVRLGTQRSLSRQVAVKSVKATGPEHAARLLREAWVTGYLEHPNVVPVYDIVLEQGAPLIVLKRIDGTEWSTLLRDPAEVTRRFGVADVLAWHVGILAQVCNAVHYAHTKGIIHRDLKPENVMIGEFGEVYVLDWGIALSLTHDHGGRILRAADATEMAGTPVYMAPEMVLAPPTGLDERTDVYLLGAILFEIVAGSAPHLAETPLAVLLQAARSEPAIPADVDDELASIVRHAMARDRAARCASAEALKKALTAYLEHRGSLLLARDAEARLSALRAAIAGASDPEHRVRVAALFSECRFALEHALARWPDNPVASRALREAQLAMVEHELASRAPERAHEILAAIDAPPAELAQRVDEALSRASRAREEMEALAARGRQADPTIHHRARARINLAFGSVWVAIPLLGLVGERIGAGTWRGLAGLQIVLAVSAIVAVVLGRDWIVATVFNRVAHLSFFVAVLATSAFHAAAYLVGLDPGTSEVLSIGVWLAISGMAVVALDARLGLIPLANLVALLVSARWPDARYVAMSAALFVLLVNAQWLYREQGRAAAAE from the coding sequence ATGTCCGACGAGTCGATCTCCTGGGCGCGCACGCTCGCCGACAAAGCGGAGACGATCGCCGCGATCGATCGACGGCTCCCCGAGACGCGGGTGCAGGCGCGCGCCGAGCGCTCGCTCGACGGCGATCTGCGCGAGCTGCTCGGCCCGCCCGCGCACGTCGATCTCGGCCGTGTGCTCGGCGAGGGCGGCATGGGCGTGGTGCGGCTCGGCACCCAGCGCTCGCTCTCGCGTCAGGTCGCGGTGAAGTCGGTGAAGGCGACGGGGCCGGAGCACGCCGCGCGCTTGCTGCGCGAGGCGTGGGTCACCGGCTACCTCGAGCACCCGAACGTCGTCCCGGTCTACGACATCGTGCTCGAGCAGGGCGCGCCGCTGATCGTGCTCAAGCGCATCGACGGCACCGAGTGGAGCACGCTGCTGCGCGATCCCGCCGAGGTGACGCGACGCTTCGGCGTCGCCGACGTGCTCGCGTGGCACGTCGGCATCCTCGCCCAGGTCTGCAACGCGGTTCACTACGCGCACACGAAGGGGATCATCCACCGCGATCTCAAGCCCGAGAACGTGATGATCGGCGAGTTCGGCGAGGTGTACGTGCTCGACTGGGGCATCGCGCTCTCGCTCACCCACGATCACGGCGGGCGCATCCTGCGCGCGGCCGACGCGACCGAGATGGCGGGCACGCCGGTGTACATGGCGCCCGAGATGGTGCTCGCGCCGCCGACCGGGCTGGACGAGCGCACCGACGTCTATCTGCTCGGCGCGATCCTGTTCGAGATCGTCGCGGGATCGGCGCCGCACCTCGCCGAGACGCCGCTCGCGGTGTTGCTCCAGGCCGCGCGCTCCGAGCCCGCGATCCCCGCGGACGTCGACGACGAGCTCGCGTCGATCGTGCGGCACGCGATGGCGCGCGATCGCGCGGCGCGATGTGCCTCCGCCGAGGCGCTCAAGAAGGCGCTCACCGCCTACCTCGAGCACCGCGGATCGTTGCTGCTCGCGCGCGATGCCGAGGCCCGCCTGAGCGCGCTCCGGGCGGCGATCGCCGGCGCATCGGATCCCGAGCATCGCGTGCGGGTGGCCGCGCTCTTCAGCGAGTGCCGGTTCGCGCTCGAGCACGCGCTCGCGCGGTGGCCCGACAACCCGGTCGCGTCGCGCGCGCTGCGCGAGGCCCAGCTCGCGATGGTCGAGCACGAGCTCGCGTCGCGCGCCCCCGAGCGCGCCCACGAGATCCTCGCGGCGATTGACGCGCCCCCCGCCGAGCTCGCGCAGCGGGTCGACGAGGCGCTCTCCCGCGCGTCGCGGGCGCGCGAGGAGATGGAGGCGCTCGCGGCGCGAGGACGTCAGGCCGATCCGACGATCCACCATCGCGCGCGAGCACGCATCAACCTGGCGTTCGGCAGCGTGTGGGTCGCGATCCCGCTCCTCGGGCTCGTCGGCGAGCGCATCGGCGCGGGCACCTGGCGCGGGCTCGCCGGGCTGCAGATCGTCCTCGCGGTGAGCGCGATCGTCGCGGTGGTGCTGGGCCGCGACTGGATCGTGGCGACGGTGTTCAACCGCGTCGCGCACCTCTCGTTCTTCGTCGCGGTGCTCGCGACCAGCGCGTTCCACGCCGCGGCGTATCTCGTGGGCCTCGACCCGGGCACGTCCGAGGTGCTCTCGATCGGGGTGTGGCTCGCCATCTCGGGGATGGCAGTGGTCGCGCTCGACGCGCGGCTCGGGCTCATCCCGCTGGCGAACCTCGTCGCGCTGCTCGTCTCGGCGCGCTGGCCCGACGCGCGTTACGTCGCGATGTCGGCCGCGCTCTTCGTGCTGCTCGTCAACGCGCAGTGGCTCTATCGCGAACAAGGCCGCGCGGCGGCAGCGGAGTGA
- a CDS encoding HugZ family protein has protein sequence MSSDHAGPKPPASTTPRTGGAPAPSHAERCRTLAAQVRSGTLGTIARDPEGYPYGSLVAVAIDGLGRPLLLLSRLAEHTQNLEARADASILLSEPADRHAQRLALGRVTLLGPCRVVPEAERAEARAVFLATQPEASSYVDFGDFAFYRLEPIALRYVGGFGRMSWVGAEDYAAAQPDPLADAAAGILEHMNDDHADAVLAYARALAGIAEASAATMTAVDRYGFELAAITPAGPKAARIGFDAPVTTSNDVRKAMVALVARARSAGG, from the coding sequence ATGTCGAGCGATCACGCCGGTCCCAAGCCCCCCGCGAGCACGACACCACGCACGGGCGGCGCACCCGCGCCGAGCCACGCCGAGCGCTGCCGCACCCTCGCCGCGCAGGTGCGCTCGGGCACGCTCGGCACGATCGCGCGCGACCCCGAGGGCTACCCGTACGGATCGCTGGTCGCGGTCGCGATCGACGGACTCGGGCGACCGCTCCTGCTGCTCTCGAGGCTCGCCGAGCACACGCAGAACCTCGAGGCGCGCGCCGACGCGTCGATCCTCTTGAGCGAGCCGGCGGATCGTCATGCCCAGCGGCTCGCGCTCGGTCGCGTGACGTTGCTCGGACCGTGCCGCGTGGTGCCCGAGGCGGAGCGCGCCGAGGCGCGCGCGGTGTTCCTCGCGACCCAGCCCGAGGCGTCGTCGTACGTCGACTTCGGCGACTTCGCGTTCTACCGGCTCGAGCCGATCGCGCTGCGCTACGTCGGCGGGTTCGGCCGCATGTCGTGGGTCGGCGCGGAGGACTACGCCGCGGCCCAGCCCGATCCGCTCGCCGACGCAGCCGCGGGCATCCTCGAGCACATGAACGACGATCACGCCGACGCGGTGCTCGCCTACGCGCGCGCCCTCGCGGGGATCGCCGAGGCGAGCGCGGCGACGATGACCGCGGTCGATCGCTACGGCTTCGAGCTCGCCGCGATCACGCCCGCGGGCCCGAAGGCGGCGCGCATCGGGTTCGACGCGCCGGTCACCACGTCGAACGACGTGCGCAAGGCGATGGTCGCCCTGGTCGCCCGCGCGCGCAGCGCGGGTGGCTGA
- a CDS encoding CapA family protein, translating into MPSDTTTIFLGGDVMTGRGVDQILRSPASPELHEEWVRDARDYVLLAENASGAIPRPADDGYVWGELADELGRIAPAARIVNLETSITARGEPWPGKPVCYRMSPSNVGCLTAARLDVCTLANNHVLDYGAVGLEDTLETLARAGIALAGAGTDELGAQRPARIPRAGGGDVVVLAIGCEDSGIPTEWAARAERGGVDLLPDLTSRSIAQLCDRVRAIDRAGDLVVVSIHWGGNWGDHVPSSHVELAHRVIDAGCDVVHGHSSHHPRAIEVHGGRPIFYGCGDLLNDYEGIRGHEAYRPDLALAYFAELDRASGALVSLVMQPLRIHKLRLERASHDDAEWLADRLDRVCERFGTRIVLRDDARLALRWS; encoded by the coding sequence ATGCCGAGCGACACCACGACGATCTTCCTCGGCGGCGACGTGATGACGGGGCGTGGCGTCGATCAGATCCTGCGCTCGCCCGCGTCACCCGAGCTCCACGAGGAGTGGGTGCGCGACGCGCGCGACTACGTGCTCCTCGCCGAGAACGCGAGCGGAGCGATCCCGCGCCCCGCCGACGACGGATACGTGTGGGGAGAGCTCGCGGACGAGCTCGGGCGCATCGCACCGGCGGCGCGCATCGTGAACCTCGAGACGAGCATCACCGCGCGCGGCGAGCCCTGGCCCGGCAAGCCCGTCTGCTACCGCATGAGCCCGTCGAACGTGGGCTGTCTGACCGCGGCGCGCCTCGACGTGTGCACCCTCGCGAACAACCACGTGCTCGACTACGGCGCGGTGGGGCTCGAGGACACGCTCGAGACGCTCGCGCGCGCCGGCATCGCGCTCGCCGGCGCGGGCACCGACGAGCTGGGCGCGCAGAGGCCGGCGCGCATTCCCCGCGCGGGCGGCGGCGACGTCGTCGTGCTCGCGATCGGCTGCGAGGACTCGGGGATCCCGACCGAGTGGGCGGCACGCGCGGAGCGCGGGGGCGTCGATCTGCTCCCCGATCTCACGTCGCGATCGATCGCGCAGCTCTGCGATCGGGTGCGCGCGATCGATCGTGCGGGCGATCTCGTCGTGGTCTCGATCCACTGGGGCGGGAACTGGGGCGACCACGTGCCGAGCTCCCACGTGGAGCTCGCGCATCGGGTGATCGACGCGGGGTGCGACGTGGTGCACGGGCACTCGTCGCACCATCCGCGCGCGATCGAGGTGCACGGCGGGCGGCCGATCTTCTACGGCTGCGGCGACCTGCTGAACGACTACGAAGGGATCCGCGGCCACGAGGCGTACCGGCCCGATCTCGCGCTCGCGTACTTCGCCGAGCTCGATCGCGCGAGCGGCGCGCTGGTGTCGCTCGTCATGCAGCCGCTCCGCATCCACAAGCTGCGGCTCGAGCGCGCGAGCCACGACGACGCGGAGTGGCTCGCCGATCGTCTCGATCGTGTGTGCGAGCGGTTCGGCACCCGCATCGTGCTCAGGGACGACGCTCGTCTCGCGCTGCGCTGGTCCTGA
- a CDS encoding thrombospondin type 3 repeat-containing protein encodes MTKTRRRFLSAPRVALLMLAMLAPTQVALADLGSVSDSYDDATRVDAGSSFAYDLSGGRVRLALAAVSFGDGADGACNVASGTIDLSVQSCSGRATADAISTTLNATASAGATTITVGSAAGLAVGDDVVVIALQEAGGAGTETGRYQAFTITAISGTSLTLSAPVATGFTVGGTRRVVVQRIPSYTTVTVAAGATLTAAAWNGTRGGVLALRATGAVTVNGTISMAGRGFRGGGSPVAAFNIGIAGESPTRNDATRTTAQLFGGGGGGDAEQCHSGQGGGGGGYGTAGANGLGAFHQCGSGWLGGRTLGQGGAAFGAANLSTLFMGPGGGAGGQDGDNPDGGGAGGNGGGIVWIAGRTISVAGAITANGAAGSDGPSETGGGAGGAGGSILLQSESANVGATRVTATGGAAGTCLLRPENSGGAGGNGRIHVDSTSALVGTTAPGADASTAAYAASGRVQSVNLLGSATFVGSIDQFGYDLSALPAGTTARVQFSRDGAAWFSSAGTSGGHDVLSASTGTLSLAALSWRGSTFFYRFDMGSSGAGTPAMSAVRVDYCFDPSGNDGDGDGVFDACDADDDGDAIADASDNCPLLANADQVNTDGDPMGDACDPDDDDDAVVDVLDNCVLLANSTQDDNDGDSQGDVCDGDDDDDLVADVDDNCAFVANTDQLNTDLDPMGDACDLDDDGDAVVDVLDNCALVANSAQENNDGDAAGDACDLDDDDDAVDDTTDNCALIANAGQENNDGDADGDACDLDDDDDTVADTSDNCALVANTSQANNDGDAEGDACDLDDDDDTVADTSDNCALIANTSQTNTDGDMEGDACDADDDNDTVADATDNCALIANAGQQNNDGDAEGDACDTDDDDDTVADTSDNCARIANTSQANNDGDAEGDACDLDDDNDTIADTGDNCALIANTSQANNDGDAEGDACDADDDNDGVADTSDNCALIANASQANNDGDAEGDACDADDDNDGVADTSDNCVLIANTSQANNDGDAEGDACDADDDNDGVADTTDNCVLIANTSQANNDGDAEGDACDSDDDDDTVADTSDNCVLIANTSQSNNDGDAEGDACDADDDGDSVDDASDNCPLTANADQANADGASDGGNACDTDDDDDGLLDGADNCALVANADQADADGDTIGDACDGDLDGDSVADDADNCPAIANTDQLDTDGDDAGDACDTDDDGDSVLDGVDNCALVANADQLDTDGDDAGDACDADDDDDGLSDEDEETIGTDPLDVDSDGDSIGDAIEVGDDPSAPLDTDGDEIIDALDDDSDGDGIDDAVEVGDDDPATEPVDTDEDETPDYLDEDSDADGVDDGEDNCRLVDNAAQTDTDSDGQGDACDGDQDGDGVDDGDDNCPMIANADQLDTDSDDVGDVCDGDDDADGVDDGDDNCALVANPDQLDADGDGIGAACDDDDEPSTPDGGMPMGDAGTGNGDAGVGTDAGTMVEASGSGCGCVVLGRSASGSSTGALAALAALAMVIVMRRRRA; translated from the coding sequence GTGACGAAGACACGCAGACGGTTCCTGAGCGCGCCACGCGTCGCGCTGCTGATGCTCGCGATGCTCGCCCCAACCCAGGTCGCGCTGGCGGACCTGGGCTCGGTGTCGGACTCCTACGACGACGCGACCCGCGTCGATGCGGGATCGTCGTTCGCGTACGACCTGAGCGGCGGTCGCGTGCGGCTCGCCTTGGCGGCGGTCTCGTTCGGCGATGGCGCCGACGGCGCGTGCAACGTCGCGTCGGGCACCATCGATCTCTCCGTCCAGTCGTGCTCGGGCCGCGCGACGGCCGACGCGATCTCGACGACGCTGAACGCGACGGCGAGCGCGGGCGCGACGACGATCACGGTGGGCTCGGCGGCCGGGCTCGCGGTGGGCGACGACGTCGTCGTGATCGCGCTGCAGGAGGCCGGCGGCGCCGGCACCGAGACCGGGCGCTACCAGGCCTTCACGATCACCGCGATCTCGGGCACGTCGCTGACGCTCTCCGCGCCGGTCGCGACCGGGTTCACGGTGGGCGGGACGCGCCGCGTCGTGGTGCAGCGGATCCCGAGCTACACGACGGTCACCGTCGCAGCGGGCGCGACGCTCACCGCGGCCGCGTGGAACGGAACGCGCGGCGGCGTGCTCGCGCTGCGCGCGACCGGCGCGGTGACGGTGAACGGCACGATCTCGATGGCCGGTCGCGGCTTCCGCGGCGGCGGATCGCCGGTCGCGGCGTTCAACATCGGCATCGCGGGCGAGAGCCCGACCCGCAACGACGCGACGCGCACGACGGCGCAGCTCTTCGGCGGCGGTGGTGGTGGCGACGCGGAGCAGTGCCACTCGGGCCAGGGCGGCGGTGGTGGCGGCTACGGCACCGCCGGCGCGAACGGGCTCGGCGCGTTCCACCAATGCGGCAGCGGATGGCTCGGCGGGCGCACGCTCGGGCAGGGCGGCGCCGCGTTCGGCGCGGCGAACCTGTCGACGTTGTTCATGGGCCCCGGCGGCGGCGCGGGCGGTCAGGACGGCGACAACCCCGACGGCGGCGGCGCGGGCGGCAATGGCGGCGGCATCGTGTGGATCGCGGGACGCACGATCAGCGTCGCGGGCGCGATCACGGCGAACGGTGCGGCGGGCAGCGATGGGCCCAGCGAGACCGGCGGTGGCGCGGGCGGCGCGGGCGGATCGATCCTCCTCCAGAGCGAGAGCGCGAACGTCGGCGCGACGCGGGTCACCGCGACCGGCGGTGCGGCGGGCACCTGCCTGCTGCGCCCCGAGAACAGCGGCGGCGCGGGCGGCAACGGCCGCATCCACGTGGACTCGACGAGCGCGCTGGTCGGCACGACCGCGCCGGGCGCCGACGCGTCGACGGCGGCGTACGCGGCGAGCGGTCGCGTGCAGTCGGTCAATCTCCTCGGGAGCGCGACGTTCGTCGGCTCGATCGATCAGTTCGGGTACGACCTCTCGGCGCTGCCCGCGGGGACGACGGCGCGGGTGCAGTTCAGCCGCGACGGCGCGGCGTGGTTCAGCAGCGCGGGCACCTCGGGCGGGCACGACGTGCTGAGCGCGAGCACGGGCACGCTCTCGCTGGCGGCGCTCTCGTGGCGTGGATCGACGTTCTTCTACCGCTTCGACATGGGCTCGTCGGGCGCGGGCACGCCCGCGATGAGCGCGGTGCGCGTCGACTACTGCTTCGATCCCTCGGGGAACGACGGCGACGGCGACGGAGTGTTCGACGCGTGCGACGCCGACGACGACGGCGATGCGATCGCCGATGCGAGCGACAACTGCCCGCTCCTCGCGAACGCCGACCAGGTGAACACGGACGGCGACCCGATGGGCGACGCGTGCGATCCCGACGACGACGACGACGCGGTCGTCGACGTGCTCGACAACTGCGTGCTGCTCGCGAACTCGACGCAGGACGACAACGACGGGGACTCGCAGGGCGACGTCTGCGACGGGGACGACGACGACGACCTGGTCGCCGACGTGGACGACAACTGCGCGTTCGTCGCGAACACCGATCAGCTGAACACCGACCTCGACCCGATGGGCGACGCGTGCGACCTCGACGATGACGGCGACGCGGTGGTCGACGTGCTCGACAACTGCGCGCTGGTCGCGAACTCGGCGCAGGAGAACAACGACGGGGACGCCGCGGGCGACGCGTGCGACCTCGACGACGACGACGACGCGGTCGACGACACGACCGACAACTGCGCGCTGATCGCGAACGCGGGCCAGGAGAACAACGACGGCGACGCGGACGGCGACGCGTGCGACCTGGACGACGACGACGACACCGTCGCCGACACGAGCGACAACTGCGCGCTCGTCGCGAACACGTCGCAGGCGAACAACGACGGCGACGCCGAGGGCGACGCGTGCGACCTGGACGACGACGACGACACGGTCGCCGACACGAGCGACAACTGCGCGCTGATCGCGAACACGTCGCAGACCAACACCGACGGCGACATGGAAGGCGACGCCTGCGACGCCGACGACGACAACGACACGGTCGCCGACGCGACCGACAACTGCGCGCTGATCGCCAACGCTGGTCAGCAGAACAACGACGGCGACGCGGAAGGCGACGCCTGCGACACCGATGACGACGACGACACGGTCGCCGACACGAGCGACAACTGCGCGCGGATCGCGAACACGTCGCAGGCGAACAACGACGGCGACGCGGAGGGCGACGCCTGCGACCTGGACGACGACAACGACACCATCGCCGACACGGGCGACAACTGCGCGCTGATCGCGAACACGTCGCAGGCGAACAACGACGGCGACGCGGAGGGCGACGCGTGCGACGCCGACGACGACAACGACGGCGTCGCCGATACCAGCGACAACTGCGCGCTGATCGCGAACGCGTCGCAGGCGAACAACGACGGTGACGCCGAAGGTGACGCGTGCGACGCCGACGACGACAACGACGGCGTCGCCGACACCAGCGACAACTGCGTGCTGATCGCGAACACGTCGCAGGCCAACAACGACGGCGACGCCGAAGGCGACGCGTGTGACGCCGACGACGACAACGACGGCGTCGCCGACACGACCGACAATTGCGTGCTGATCGCGAACACGTCGCAGGCCAACAACGACGGCGACGCCGAAGGCGACGCGTGCGACAGCGACGACGACGACGACACGGTCGCCGACACGAGCGACAACTGCGTGCTGATCGCGAACACGTCGCAGTCGAACAACGACGGCGACGCGGAAGGCGACGCGTGCGACGCGGACGACGACGGCGACAGCGTCGACGACGCGAGCGACAATTGCCCGCTGACCGCGAACGCCGATCAGGCCAACGCCGACGGCGCGTCCGACGGCGGCAACGCGTGCGACACCGACGACGACGACGACGGCCTGCTCGATGGGGCCGACAACTGCGCGCTGGTCGCGAACGCCGACCAGGCCGACGCCGACGGCGACACGATCGGCGACGCGTGCGACGGCGACCTCGACGGCGACTCGGTCGCCGACGACGCCGACAACTGCCCGGCGATCGCGAACACCGATCAGCTCGACACCGACGGCGACGACGCGGGCGACGCGTGCGACACCGACGACGACGGCGACTCGGTGCTCGACGGCGTGGACAACTGCGCGCTCGTCGCGAACGCCGACCAGCTCGACACCGACGGCGACGACGCGGGCGACGCGTGCGACGCCGACGACGACGACGACGGCCTCTCGGACGAGGACGAGGAGACGATCGGCACCGACCCGCTCGACGTCGACAGCGACGGCGACTCCATCGGCGACGCGATCGAGGTCGGCGACGATCCGAGCGCGCCGCTCGACACCGACGGCGACGAGATCATCGACGCGCTCGACGACGACAGCGACGGCGACGGAATCGACGACGCGGTCGAGGTCGGCGACGACGATCCCGCGACCGAGCCGGTCGACACCGACGAGGACGAGACGCCGGACTACCTCGACGAGGACTCCGACGCCGACGGCGTGGACGACGGTGAGGACAACTGCCGTCTCGTCGACAACGCCGCGCAGACCGACACCGACTCGGACGGCCAGGGCGACGCGTGCGACGGCGACCAGGACGGCGACGGAGTCGACGACGGCGACGACAACTGCCCGATGATCGCCAACGCCGATCAGCTCGACACCGACTCGGACGACGTCGGAGACGTGTGCGACGGTGACGACGACGCGGACGGAGTCGACGACGGCGACGACAACTGCGCGCTCGTCGCGAACCCGGACCAGCTCGACGCCGACGGCGACGGCATCGGCGCTGCTTGCGACGACGACGACGAGCCGAGCACGCCCGACGGCGGCATGCCGATGGGCGACGCGGGCACGGGCAACGGCGATGCGGGCGTGGGCACCGACGCAGGCACGATGGTCGAGGCCTCGGGCTCGGGCTGTGGCTGCGTCGTGCTCGGCCGCAGCGCGAGCGGCTCGAGCACGGGCGCGCTCGCGGCGCTCGCGGCGCTCGCGATGGTGATCGTGATGCGCCGCCGCCGCGCCTGA